Proteins co-encoded in one Malus sylvestris chromosome 9, drMalSylv7.2, whole genome shotgun sequence genomic window:
- the LOC126634628 gene encoding ankyrin repeat-containing protein ITN1-like isoform X2, translated as MYEMKLVHDRTREFLCLMSRHITCVTAKQYSFLQTAIFRAMEQGLVEFIDHLFEANPGLEIQDGKGKAVLEYAVECRQAKIYNLLYGMLRESDRTWALSCNSILHSAANLSGNLNHIQGAALQMQSELQWFKEVESIVPIIVPGLINYTDRMTARALFTKNHKELVEEGEKSMKATATSCTVVGALIVTMMFAASFTVPGGSTQDKGYPTYLGKKLFMVFIMSDSISLFFSTTSVMIFLGLLTSRYSEEYFLVSLPTKMILGLFTLFFSIAAMMMAFSSALILMLDKQSWIVIPVILLATLPIASFVWMQFPLLRDTCIYTYGPGKFDKKKETLNLNSSCHVILCIFFLLM; from the exons ATGTATGAAATGAAATTGGTCCATGACCGAACCCGAgaatttttatgtttaatgaGTAGACACATTACGTGTGTGACGGCGAAGCAATATTCGTTCCTGCAAACAGCAATCTTCCGAGCTATGGAACAAGGACTAGTTGAGTTCATTGATCATCTATTTGAGGCTAATCCAGGCCTTGAGATACAAGATGGAAAAGGCAAAGCAGTGTTGGAATATGCCGTGGAATGTCGTCAAGCAAAAATTTATAACCTTCTGTATGGGATGCTGAGGGAAAGTGATAGAACTTGGGCTTTGAGTTGTAATAGTATTCTACATTCAGCGGCGAATCTATCTGGGAACCTTAATCATATTCAGGGTGCAGCGCTGCAAATGCAAAGCGAACTGCAATGGTTCAAG GAGGTGGAGAGCATTGTACCTATCATTGTCCCTGGATTGATAAATTATACTGATCGCATGACAGCTCGAGCATTATTTACCAAGAACCACAAAGAATTGGTGGAGGAGGGTGAGAAATCGATGAAAGCGACTGCAACTTCTTGTACAGTTGTAGGTGCTTTAATTGTTACAATGATGTTTGCTGCATCATTTACAGTTCCTGGAGGAAGCACACAAGACAAAGGCTATCCCACATATTTGGGTAAAAAGttgttcatggtttttataatgTCAGATTCTATATCGCTATTTTTTTCCACAACTTCAGTAATGATATTTTTAGGGTTGCTCACATCGCGTTATTCCGAAGAATACTTCCTCGTATCTTTACCCACAAAAATGATACTAGGCCTTTTCACCCTTTTTTTCTCTATCGCCGCTATGATGATGGCCTTCTCTTCTGCCCTAATCCTTATGCTTGACAAACAATCATGGATCGTTATCCCAGTTATTCTTCTTGCGACTCTTCCAATAGCCTCATTTGTGTGGATGCAATTTCCCCTCCTTCGTGACACATGCATTTATACTTATGGACCAGGaaagtttgacaaaaaaaaagaaacgttGAATTTAAATTCTTCGTGCCATgtaattttatgtatttttttcctCTTGATGTAA